One Methanobrevibacter sp. genomic window carries:
- a CDS encoding 4Fe-4S dicluster domain-containing protein — protein sequence MFNSGNCTTCTTCGSCQQTPNVDTPTLFCMHCQPSDAPCMKVCKQNAIEVLGGAITINSKKCNLCRDCVEVCPINVINI from the coding sequence ATGTTCAATTCAGGTAACTGTACAACTTGTACAACCTGCGGAAGCTGTCAACAAACACCAAATGTTGACACTCCAACCTTATTTTGTATGCACTGCCAACCATCAGATGCGCCATGTATGAAAGTCTGCAAGCAGAATGCTATTGAAGTTTTAGGTGGAGCTATTACCATTAATTCAAAAAAATGCAACCTTTGCAGAGATTGCGTTGAAGTTTGCCCAATCAATGTTATTAACATATAA
- a CDS encoding 4Fe-4S dicluster domain-containing protein, producing the protein MEKISVNSNLCDGCMNCENMCASVHKSSRIKIVEYHSSFYSIVCQHCESAPCITICPTEAVTDEGVNTEKCIGCGLCVMACPFGAMTFEANIAEKCDLCADREEGPACIKACTKRAISVVDPAKVKSKNQEKYLAKMAGLYEPDSKKGGFVHVITSQARARLVLED; encoded by the coding sequence ATGGAAAAAATTTCTGTTAACAGTAATTTATGTGACGGATGTATGAATTGTGAAAACATGTGTGCATCAGTTCATAAATCTAGTAGAATAAAAATTGTAGAATACCATTCTTCTTTTTATTCCATTGTATGTCAACACTGCGAAAGTGCACCATGTATAACAATCTGTCCTACAGAAGCTGTAACCGATGAAGGAGTTAACACAGAAAAATGTATCGGTTGCGGATTGTGTGTTATGGCTTGTCCATTTGGTGCAATGACCTTTGAAGCAAATATCGCTGAAAAATGTGACCTCTGTGCTGATAGAGAAGAAGGACCTGCATGTATCAAAGCTTGTACAAAAAGAGCTATCAGTGTTGTTGACCCTGCTAAAGTCAAATCTAAAAATCAAGAAAAATATTTGGCTAAAATGGCTGGATTATACGAACCTGACAGTAAAAAAGGTGGCTTTGTTCATGTCATTACAAGTCAAGCAAGAGCAAGACTTGTCTTAGAAGATTAA
- the porB gene encoding pyruvate synthase subunit PorB, whose product MVDIPDKNLLAPGHRGCAGCGASIAVKLALNALGENTVAISATGCLEVMTTPYPETAWEIPFIHVAFENSGAVASGVESALRIQGKDDVNVVAFGGDGGTVDIGLQSLSGAMERGHNMTYICYDNEAYMNTGIQRSGATPFGATTTTSPKGSASFGEDKPKKNMPMIMAAHGIPYVATASIAYPEDYVNKVKKAAETKGPAYIHLQQPCTTGWGYPSEKTIEMGRLAVETGSWILYEIVDGKFEITYRPEERKPVKEYLAPQKRFRHLDDELIEKIQKYVDAECEELGL is encoded by the coding sequence ATGGTGGACATTCCTGATAAAAATTTATTAGCACCAGGACACAGAGGTTGTGCTGGTTGTGGAGCATCTATTGCAGTTAAATTAGCATTAAATGCATTAGGTGAAAATACTGTAGCTATTTCCGCTACCGGATGTCTTGAAGTTATGACTACACCATATCCGGAAACTGCATGGGAAATTCCATTCATTCACGTAGCATTTGAAAACTCAGGTGCTGTTGCATCTGGTGTGGAAAGTGCACTTAGAATTCAAGGAAAAGATGATGTAAATGTTGTTGCTTTCGGTGGTGACGGAGGAACTGTAGATATCGGTTTACAATCATTATCCGGAGCTATGGAAAGAGGCCACAACATGACCTACATCTGTTATGATAACGAAGCTTACATGAACACAGGTATTCAAAGAAGTGGAGCAACACCTTTCGGTGCAACCACTACTACTTCACCAAAAGGAAGTGCAAGTTTCGGTGAAGACAAACCTAAGAAAAACATGCCTATGATTATGGCAGCACACGGAATTCCATATGTAGCTACCGCATCAATCGCATATCCTGAAGATTATGTTAACAAAGTGAAAAAGGCTGCAGAAACTAAAGGTCCTGCATATATCCACTTACAACAACCATGTACTACTGGTTGGGGATATCCTTCAGAAAAAACTATTGAAATGGGTAGATTAGCTGTTGAAACTGGATCTTGGATTTTATATGAAATCGTTGATGGTAAATTTGAAATCACTTACAGACCTGAAGAAAGAAAACCTGTAAAAGAATATTTAGCACCACAAAAAAGATTCAGACACTTGGATGATGAACTCATTGAAAAAATCCAAAAATATGTTGATGCAGAGTGTGAAGAATTAGGTTTATAA